The Lycium barbarum isolate Lr01 chromosome 9, ASM1917538v2, whole genome shotgun sequence genome has a segment encoding these proteins:
- the LOC132609617 gene encoding ankyrin repeat-containing protein At5g02620-like: MDIEKRLYKAAIEGNVGVLQELLQEDALVLDRLTLKSFKETPLHIAAMRGHIEFVRLILNGNQHLAAELDFQNSSALHIASVKGHIEIVKDLLAVNPEMCLARDRDGRNPLHLAAIKGRVEVIKELIQIKPDEALGMITNNGENILHLCVKHNQLEALKVLMEIGFDHAFFNAKDSDGHTILHLAVADKQIETIEFLRRHPAFDLNALNVCGLTEMDDQIQVHGDIEDIESGESSRFTRPHRKEVNHTSRSEISESSKYTSQKKKLEPLQREDWIEKDKNTLMIVASLIATMSFQAGLTPPSGLWKEILPGDTAIASSSPSPTADSSVKRGKFLLSIYYNYIVSNTFGFIASLSIILLLISGLPLRKRGFMWILKFIMWIAISATTYTYLTSVTAFTHESINHDDKVIECSLMVWMGLMAFLFIIHTIRLMVKGLKAVRKLKKFIAKKSNE; encoded by the exons ATGGATATTGAGAAGAGACTCTACAAAGCTGCAATTGAAGGTAATGTTGGAGTTTTACAAGAATTACTTCAAGAAGATGCTTTGGTTCTTGATAGACTTACCTTAAAAAGCTTTAAAGAAACTCCCTTGCACATAGCAGCAATGCGCGGGCACATTGAGTTTGTGAGGTTAATTCTTAACGGAAATCAACATCTTGCTGCTGAACTGGATTTCCAAAATTCATCAGCGCTTCACATAGCTTCGGTAAAAGGGCACATAGAAATTGTTAAAGATTTGTTGGCAGTGAATCCTGAAATGTGTCTGGCTCGTGATCGCGATGGTAGAAATCCTCTTCATCTTGCAGCCATCAAAGGTCGAGTTGAAGTCATCAAAGAACTTATACAAATCAAACCAGATGAAGCTCTAGGAATGATCACTAACAATGGGGAAAACATTTTGCATTTGTGTGTCAAGCATAATCAGTTAGAGGCTCTCAAGGTGCTGATGGAAATTGGATTTGATCATGCGTTTTTTAACGCAAAGGATAGTGATGGCCACACCATTCTGCATTTGGCTGTTGCTGATAAGCAAATTGAG ACCATAGAGTTTCTTAGGAGGCATCCTGCATTTGATCTGAATGCACTGAATGTATGCGGATTAACAGAGATGGATGATCAAATTCAAGTCCATGGTGACATTGAAGACATTGAAAGTGGAGAATCCAGTCGATTTACAAGGCCACATCGAAAGGAAGTCAATCATACTTCCCGGAGCGAAATTAGTGAATCTTCAAAATATACATcacagaaaaaaaaattggagccatTACAAAGAGAAGATTGGatagaaaaggacaaaaatactTTAATGATTGTGGCTTCGCTCATTGCAACCATGTCTTTTCAAGCTGGTCTCACCCCTCCTAGTGGATTATGGAAAGAGATTCTTCCAGGAG ATACTGCAATAGCATCATCTAGTCCGAGTCCTACAGCAGATTCATCAGTGAAGAGAGGAAAGTTCCTATTATCGATTTATTACAATTATATAGTGTCCAATACATTTGGGTTTATAGCATCTTTGAGCATCATATTACTGTTGATAAGTGGCTTGCCTTTAAGGAAGAGAGGTTTCATGTGGATATTGAAGTTTATCATGTGGATTGCCATCTCTGCAACCACATACACTTACCTTACATCTGTCACAGCCTTTACCCATGAAAGCATAAACCATGATGACAAAGTCATAGAATGCTCACTAATGGTATGGATGGGATTGATGGCCTTCCTATTCATTATCCATACAATCCGTTTGATGGTGAAGGGCCTGAAGGCTGTTAGAAAGCTGAAGAAATTTATTGCCAAGAAGAGTAATGAATGA